GCTCGTCGTCAACCGCGACGAGGCCGAGCAGGTCAAGGCCATCTTCGAGTTGTACGTCGAGACCCCGTCGCTGATCGCCGTCGCGCAGGAGCTCAACCGTCGCGGGTGGCGGCGGAAGAGCTGGGTCACGAAAGACGGGAAGCAGCGCCAGGGCAAGGCCTGGGACCGGGTCACGCTCCGCCGGTTGCTGAGCGACCCCATCTACGTCGGGAAGCAGAAGCTCGGGGACCAGACCTTCAAGGGCGAGCACCCGGCGGTCGTCACGAAGGCACTGTTCGACCAGGTGCAACGCGCGATGGCGGAGAACCGGTCGAACGGCGGCGGATCGTCCAGGAACCGGCACGGTGCGTTGCTGCGAGGCCTGCTGCGTTGCTCCGCCTGCGACACCGCGATGGTCCACGCGCCTTCGAAGAACCATGGGCGCCTGTATCGCTACTACCGCTGCCAGAACTCGATGCGCAAGGGCGCGGCGGTTTGCCCGACGAAAGCCATTCAGGCGGACCGCGTAGAGGCGTTCGTGGTGGACCGGATCCGGTGCATCGGGGCCGACCCGGCCCTCCAGCGTGAGACCTTCGAGGCGGCCCTCGCGCAGGTCGCAGCCGAGCGTCGCGGAATCAAGGCCGAGGCGAAGCGCGGGGAACGGGATTTGGCGGCCTCCCGGCGGGACGTGGAGCGGCTTGTCGGAACCCTGTCGCGCTCGACTGGCGCGGCTGCCGATGCCGTGCACGCCGAGCTCGTCGCGGCCCAGGACCGTATCGGCACCCTCGGAGCCCGCCTCGCTGAGGTCCGGGAGCGGGAGGCCGCGATGGCCACCCAGCAGGTGGACGAGGGCGACCTCGCCCGGGCCCTGGCTGACTTCGACGGGATCTGGTCGGTGCTGCTGACACCCGAGCGCGAGCGCGTCCTCAACCTCCTGATCGAGCGCGTCACGTACGACGGCCGCGACGGGAATCTGACCATTCGGTTCCGGCTGGACGGGATCGCGTCGCTGGCGGCCGAAGTGGCGCCCATAGAGGCCACGTCGTGACCGCCCAGGCGACCGTGAGCTACACGGTCGATTTCGGGCGGCCGCCCAGGACCGAGCCGGCCCCGGAACGGCCTGGCGGGGTCCTCCGCGTCGCCCGCCTCCTCGCCCTCGCTCACCAGATCGACGCCAAGATCCGTGCGGGCGAGTACGACGACCTCACCGACGCTGCCCGGAAGATGGGCATCACCAGGACGCGAATCACCCAGATCGTGAACCTGACGATGCTCGCACCGGAGATCCAGGCGGCCATCCTGGCGTGGCCGGCGACCACCGAGGGGCGGGACCCGGTTAGCGAGAGGAGCCTGCGGGCGATCGTGGCGGAAGTAGTTTGGAGCCAGCAGCGCGAGCGATGGAAGACCCTGCGTCCCACGTTCCGCGGCGCGCCACCGGGAAGAGACAGCCGCTAAGCCTAAAGCGCCTCGACAACCGCCTCGACAAACTCACTTCCTCAGCTGCCCGAGCAGCGCCCGAGCACGTTCTCGCACGTCCTTCTGACGGTCGTCAACGAGCGCCTTCAGAACCTCTTCAATTCGAGGGTCCGAGGTTCGGTCCACGCGTAAGAGACCGGCCACAGCGTCCAGGCGCCACCGCTCGTATTCGTGGGACAGGAACTTCTGATAGATCGACGCGGCGTCGTCGGACCCCATCACTCCGAGGTCCAGGAGGTAGCCAGTCGCATCGAGGGGAGCCCGTCCCGGTCCCTTTAGCATGGCATGGAGCTGCGGGGTGGCTCCCCTCAGCGCATCCGGCCCCAGTGACTCGAGTGCACGCAGGCTGAACGATCTCGGCACCGTGGGGTCCGAAAGGAGCTCGAGCCAAGCCGGGATGGCCAACTCACCGTATCGACCGAGATCCTCGTGCGCTGTGGGGTGCGCACATCCCTCGCCTTGGGTCTGCTCGCGCAGCGCTTGGACGAGGATCGGAATCACGCGGTTGGGGTAGGCGCCGCTCAAGCGGGCCACCGCGCTCGCGGCTTCGTTCTTGAGTTCCGGGTCGTCGAGCAGCTTGACAAACAGAGGCACGGCCGCACGAGCCTCGTCCCCGTCCAGGTCACGGATCGTGACAACCAGGTCCTTGCCCTG
The sequence above is a segment of the Terriglobia bacterium genome. Coding sequences within it:
- a CDS encoding recombinase family protein; protein product: MVRAARNGRASAVATATAPVRCAIYTRKSTDEGLDKDFNSLDAQRDAAENYIAAQREEGWTALADRYDDGGFSGGSTNRPALQRLLADVEVRKIDCVVVYKYDRLSRSMLDFLQVLDFFKRRSVSFVSVSQRFDTSTPVGEMTLNILLSFAQFERQIIGERTRDKMRAARRRGRWTGGFPPVAYDPAPEGGRLVVNRDEAEQVKAIFELYVETPSLIAVAQELNRRGWRRKSWVTKDGKQRQGKAWDRVTLRRLLSDPIYVGKQKLGDQTFKGEHPAVVTKALFDQVQRAMAENRSNGGGSSRNRHGALLRGLLRCSACDTAMVHAPSKNHGRLYRYYRCQNSMRKGAAVCPTKAIQADRVEAFVVDRIRCIGADPALQRETFEAALAQVAAERRGIKAEAKRGERDLAASRRDVERLVGTLSRSTGAAADAVHAELVAAQDRIGTLGARLAEVREREAAMATQQVDEGDLARALADFDGIWSVLLTPERERVLNLLIERVTYDGRDGNLTIRFRLDGIASLAAEVAPIEATS
- a CDS encoding HEAT repeat domain-containing protein is translated as MPDVPDGPTSDYNSPVSLARDPIGWSLIGSLGMRARKSLVVGSGGVAILLLSWAGVLGSLTDVPPCAGDPVNLAVGLSAADPEARRQAAIALRYCAPLPDAAFQALVGALDDTSSAVAANAAEALIPAGARAVAPLVDRVRTKHGQARQLAIRTLGRLGESGRPAVGVLLDELRNRRSDQGKDLVVTIRDLDGDEARAAVPLFVKLLDDPELKNEAASAVARLSGAYPNRVIPILVQALREQTQGEGCAHPTAHEDLGRYGELAIPAWLELLSDPTVPRSFSLRALESLGPDALRGATPQLHAMLKGPGRAPLDATGYLLDLGVMGSDDAASIYQKFLSHEYERWRLDAVAGLLRVDRTSDPRIEEVLKALVDDRQKDVRERARALLGQLRK